One Perca flavescens isolate YP-PL-M2 chromosome 9, PFLA_1.0, whole genome shotgun sequence genomic window carries:
- the matk gene encoding megakaryocyte-associated tyrosine-protein kinase isoform X3 — MAKMSWAASTQCVAKGDHRKPKPGELTFYKGDILTIVDTSTKKGYYKARHNTTGEEGLLNASNVREREALRVDPSLSLMPWFHGKISGPDAVGKLQPAEDGLFLVRESIRHPGDYVLCVSVSGDVVHYRVIYQDNKLTIDNTQYFYNLIDMIEFYSKNKGSIATTLLKPKQKQGTKSAELELSKSGWLLDITKLKLGDNIGEGEFGAVYEGDYMGQRVAVKTIKCDVTAQAFLQETTVMTKLQHKNLVRLLGVILHKGLHIVTELMAKGNLVNFLRTRGRSVVNSVQLLCFALDVCEGMEYLESKKFVHRDLAARNVLVSEDSMAKVSDFGLTKVDSKVSDNAKLPVKWTAPEALKKEKFSTKSDVWSYGVLLWEIFSYGRQPYPKMSLKEVKEMVEGGYRMEAPEDCPPSVYSLMRICWEQEPRRRPAFHKLREKLEREMGKRSPGPGSERRVGSRSGSRC, encoded by the exons ATGGCAAAG ATGAGCTGGGCTGCCAGTACACAGTGTGTAGCCAAGGGGGACCACAGGAAACCAAAACCTGGAGAACTGACTTTCTACAAAGGAGACATCCTCACTATTGTAGACACAAGCACG AAGAAGGGATATTACAAGGCCAGACACAACACCACCGGAGAGGAAGGACTCCTAAACGCCTCCAATGTGCGTGAAAGAGAGGCTCTGCGTGTCGACCCCAGCCTCAGCCTCATGCC TTGGTTTCATGGGAAGATCTCGGGTCCAGACGCAGTGGGTAAGCTGCAGCCAGCCGAGGACGGCCTGTTCCTGGTTCGAGAGTCCATTCGCCATCCCGGCGACTACGTCCTCTGTGTCAGTGTCTCCGGAGATGTTGTCCATTACCGGGTCATTTATCAGGACAACAAGCTGACCATTGACAACACACAGTATTTCTATAACCTCATTGACATGATAGAG TTCTACTCAAAGAACAAAGGCTCCATCGCTACAACTCTTCTGAAGCCCAAACAAAAACAAGGAACCAAGTCAGCTGAGTTGGAGCTGTCTAAAT cTGGATGGCTGCTGGACATTACGAAGCTCAAACTGGGAGATAATATTGGAGAGGGGGAGTTTGGTG CTGTTTATGAAGGAGACTACATGGGCCAGAGGGTGGCAGTAAAGACCATTAAATGTGACGTCACAGCTCAGGCCTTCCTGCAGGAGACCACAGTCATGAC TAAGCTCCAGCATAAAAACCTGGTGCGATTGTTGGGGGTCATTCTTCACAAAGGCCTTCATATTGTCACAGAGCTCATGGCTAAG ggAAACCTTGTTAACTTTCTGAGGACACGAGGACGTTCAGTTGTGAACTCAGTTCAGCTTCTCTGCTTTGCTCT TGACGTGTGTGAGGGGATGGAGTACCTGGAGTCCAAGAAGTTTGTTCACAGAGATTTGGCGGCTCGTAACGTCCTGGTCTCTGAAGACAGCATGGCCAAGGTCAGCGACTTCGGCCTGACCAAGGTGGACTCAAAGGTGTCAGATAATGCCAAACTGCCGGTCAAATGGACCGCCCCCGAAGCTCTGAAGAAAGAG AAATTCTCCACAAAGTCAGATGTTTGGAGCTACGGTGTTCTTCTGTGGGAGATCTTTTCTTATGGTCGTCAACCTTACCCTAAGATG TCGCTGAAGGAGGTGAAGGAGATGGTGGAGGGGGGCTATCGCATGGAGGCTCCAGAGGACTGTCCCCCCAGTGTTTACTCACTGATGAGGATTTGCTGGGAGCAGGAGCCACGCAGAAGACCTGCTTTTCACAAACTAAGAGAGAAACTTGAGCGAGAGATGGGTAAACGCAGCCCAGGCCCTGGGTCGGAGCGTCGGGTTGGCAGCAGGTCTGGATCTAGATGCTGA
- the matk gene encoding megakaryocyte-associated tyrosine-protein kinase isoform X2 produces MAKMSWAASTQCVAKGDHRKPKPGELTFYKGDILTIVDTSTKGYYKARHNTTGEEGLLNASNVREREALRVDPSLSLMPWFHGKISGPDAVGKLQPAEDGLFLVRESIRHPGDYVLCVSVSGDVVHYRVIYQDNKLTIDNTQYFYNLIDMIEFYSKNKGSIATTLLKPKQKQGTKSAELELSKSGWLLDITKLKLGDNIGEGEFGVQMYSDGKYYVGFSPPAVYEGDYMGQRVAVKTIKCDVTAQAFLQETTVMTKLQHKNLVRLLGVILHKGLHIVTELMAKGNLVNFLRTRGRSVVNSVQLLCFALDVCEGMEYLESKKFVHRDLAARNVLVSEDSMAKVSDFGLTKVDSKVSDNAKLPVKWTAPEALKKEKFSTKSDVWSYGVLLWEIFSYGRQPYPKMSLKEVKEMVEGGYRMEAPEDCPPSVYSLMRICWEQEPRRRPAFHKLREKLEREMGKRSPGPGSERRVGSRSGSRC; encoded by the exons ATGGCAAAG ATGAGCTGGGCTGCCAGTACACAGTGTGTAGCCAAGGGGGACCACAGGAAACCAAAACCTGGAGAACTGACTTTCTACAAAGGAGACATCCTCACTATTGTAGACACAAGCACG AAGGGATATTACAAGGCCAGACACAACACCACCGGAGAGGAAGGACTCCTAAACGCCTCCAATGTGCGTGAAAGAGAGGCTCTGCGTGTCGACCCCAGCCTCAGCCTCATGCC TTGGTTTCATGGGAAGATCTCGGGTCCAGACGCAGTGGGTAAGCTGCAGCCAGCCGAGGACGGCCTGTTCCTGGTTCGAGAGTCCATTCGCCATCCCGGCGACTACGTCCTCTGTGTCAGTGTCTCCGGAGATGTTGTCCATTACCGGGTCATTTATCAGGACAACAAGCTGACCATTGACAACACACAGTATTTCTATAACCTCATTGACATGATAGAG TTCTACTCAAAGAACAAAGGCTCCATCGCTACAACTCTTCTGAAGCCCAAACAAAAACAAGGAACCAAGTCAGCTGAGTTGGAGCTGTCTAAAT cTGGATGGCTGCTGGACATTACGAAGCTCAAACTGGGAGATAATATTGGAGAGGGGGAGTTTGGTG TACAGATGTATTCTGATGGCAAATACTATGTGGGATTCTCACCTCCAGCTGTTTATGAAGGAGACTACATGGGCCAGAGGGTGGCAGTAAAGACCATTAAATGTGACGTCACAGCTCAGGCCTTCCTGCAGGAGACCACAGTCATGAC TAAGCTCCAGCATAAAAACCTGGTGCGATTGTTGGGGGTCATTCTTCACAAAGGCCTTCATATTGTCACAGAGCTCATGGCTAAG ggAAACCTTGTTAACTTTCTGAGGACACGAGGACGTTCAGTTGTGAACTCAGTTCAGCTTCTCTGCTTTGCTCT TGACGTGTGTGAGGGGATGGAGTACCTGGAGTCCAAGAAGTTTGTTCACAGAGATTTGGCGGCTCGTAACGTCCTGGTCTCTGAAGACAGCATGGCCAAGGTCAGCGACTTCGGCCTGACCAAGGTGGACTCAAAGGTGTCAGATAATGCCAAACTGCCGGTCAAATGGACCGCCCCCGAAGCTCTGAAGAAAGAG AAATTCTCCACAAAGTCAGATGTTTGGAGCTACGGTGTTCTTCTGTGGGAGATCTTTTCTTATGGTCGTCAACCTTACCCTAAGATG TCGCTGAAGGAGGTGAAGGAGATGGTGGAGGGGGGCTATCGCATGGAGGCTCCAGAGGACTGTCCCCCCAGTGTTTACTCACTGATGAGGATTTGCTGGGAGCAGGAGCCACGCAGAAGACCTGCTTTTCACAAACTAAGAGAGAAACTTGAGCGAGAGATGGGTAAACGCAGCCCAGGCCCTGGGTCGGAGCGTCGGGTTGGCAGCAGGTCTGGATCTAGATGCTGA
- the matk gene encoding megakaryocyte-associated tyrosine-protein kinase isoform X1 translates to MAKMSWAASTQCVAKGDHRKPKPGELTFYKGDILTIVDTSTKKGYYKARHNTTGEEGLLNASNVREREALRVDPSLSLMPWFHGKISGPDAVGKLQPAEDGLFLVRESIRHPGDYVLCVSVSGDVVHYRVIYQDNKLTIDNTQYFYNLIDMIEFYSKNKGSIATTLLKPKQKQGTKSAELELSKSGWLLDITKLKLGDNIGEGEFGVQMYSDGKYYVGFSPPAVYEGDYMGQRVAVKTIKCDVTAQAFLQETTVMTKLQHKNLVRLLGVILHKGLHIVTELMAKGNLVNFLRTRGRSVVNSVQLLCFALDVCEGMEYLESKKFVHRDLAARNVLVSEDSMAKVSDFGLTKVDSKVSDNAKLPVKWTAPEALKKEKFSTKSDVWSYGVLLWEIFSYGRQPYPKMSLKEVKEMVEGGYRMEAPEDCPPSVYSLMRICWEQEPRRRPAFHKLREKLEREMGKRSPGPGSERRVGSRSGSRC, encoded by the exons ATGGCAAAG ATGAGCTGGGCTGCCAGTACACAGTGTGTAGCCAAGGGGGACCACAGGAAACCAAAACCTGGAGAACTGACTTTCTACAAAGGAGACATCCTCACTATTGTAGACACAAGCACG AAGAAGGGATATTACAAGGCCAGACACAACACCACCGGAGAGGAAGGACTCCTAAACGCCTCCAATGTGCGTGAAAGAGAGGCTCTGCGTGTCGACCCCAGCCTCAGCCTCATGCC TTGGTTTCATGGGAAGATCTCGGGTCCAGACGCAGTGGGTAAGCTGCAGCCAGCCGAGGACGGCCTGTTCCTGGTTCGAGAGTCCATTCGCCATCCCGGCGACTACGTCCTCTGTGTCAGTGTCTCCGGAGATGTTGTCCATTACCGGGTCATTTATCAGGACAACAAGCTGACCATTGACAACACACAGTATTTCTATAACCTCATTGACATGATAGAG TTCTACTCAAAGAACAAAGGCTCCATCGCTACAACTCTTCTGAAGCCCAAACAAAAACAAGGAACCAAGTCAGCTGAGTTGGAGCTGTCTAAAT cTGGATGGCTGCTGGACATTACGAAGCTCAAACTGGGAGATAATATTGGAGAGGGGGAGTTTGGTG TACAGATGTATTCTGATGGCAAATACTATGTGGGATTCTCACCTCCAGCTGTTTATGAAGGAGACTACATGGGCCAGAGGGTGGCAGTAAAGACCATTAAATGTGACGTCACAGCTCAGGCCTTCCTGCAGGAGACCACAGTCATGAC TAAGCTCCAGCATAAAAACCTGGTGCGATTGTTGGGGGTCATTCTTCACAAAGGCCTTCATATTGTCACAGAGCTCATGGCTAAG ggAAACCTTGTTAACTTTCTGAGGACACGAGGACGTTCAGTTGTGAACTCAGTTCAGCTTCTCTGCTTTGCTCT TGACGTGTGTGAGGGGATGGAGTACCTGGAGTCCAAGAAGTTTGTTCACAGAGATTTGGCGGCTCGTAACGTCCTGGTCTCTGAAGACAGCATGGCCAAGGTCAGCGACTTCGGCCTGACCAAGGTGGACTCAAAGGTGTCAGATAATGCCAAACTGCCGGTCAAATGGACCGCCCCCGAAGCTCTGAAGAAAGAG AAATTCTCCACAAAGTCAGATGTTTGGAGCTACGGTGTTCTTCTGTGGGAGATCTTTTCTTATGGTCGTCAACCTTACCCTAAGATG TCGCTGAAGGAGGTGAAGGAGATGGTGGAGGGGGGCTATCGCATGGAGGCTCCAGAGGACTGTCCCCCCAGTGTTTACTCACTGATGAGGATTTGCTGGGAGCAGGAGCCACGCAGAAGACCTGCTTTTCACAAACTAAGAGAGAAACTTGAGCGAGAGATGGGTAAACGCAGCCCAGGCCCTGGGTCGGAGCGTCGGGTTGGCAGCAGGTCTGGATCTAGATGCTGA